A DNA window from Undibacterium sp. YM2 contains the following coding sequences:
- a CDS encoding YdcH family protein has protein sequence MQVDHHPLSTEFPEFKQAIHELKANDKHFAKLFAEYDDTDKAINRAENGAEHLGDAALEDLKKARLSLKDQLFKIIQTGAAA, from the coding sequence ATGCAAGTAGATCACCACCCTCTTTCCACTGAATTTCCAGAGTTCAAGCAAGCTATCCACGAACTGAAAGCCAACGACAAGCATTTCGCCAAGCTGTTTGCTGAATATGATGACACCGACAAGGCCATCAATCGTGCAGAGAACGGCGCCGAGCATCTGGGTGATGCCGCGCTGGAAGACTTGAAGAAAGCACGCTTGAGCCTGAAAGATCAATTGTTCAAGATCATACAGACTGGCGCTGCGGCCTGA
- a CDS encoding DUF3025 domain-containing protein produces MTRFFDDIDWSRVWFATVCESAKDLLAADDWRQQLNQCAVQAGLHNHLGLPLRFIAQEELPDGAAYEAHISATGQVPTRENLHDFFNALVWLTFPAIKRQLNALQAAQIAALGIGKSRGPARDAATIFDENAALLVLADTPEGADLIAALRAHAWQDAFVRQADKFGGCAEVWCFGHALMEKLVKPYKAITAHTWVVMVEPAYFKLDASARRAHIDGVVAAQLASQMLTTADYTPLPVLGIPGWWPQQDAAFYQDQQVFRAKRRN; encoded by the coding sequence ATGACACGTTTTTTTGATGACATAGACTGGTCGCGAGTGTGGTTTGCCACCGTGTGCGAATCGGCCAAAGACTTGCTGGCGGCAGATGACTGGCGCCAGCAACTCAATCAGTGTGCCGTGCAGGCGGGCTTGCACAATCATCTTGGTTTACCCTTGCGCTTTATCGCACAGGAAGAATTACCTGATGGTGCGGCCTATGAGGCGCATATCAGTGCTACCGGCCAGGTACCCACGCGCGAGAACCTGCATGATTTTTTCAATGCGCTGGTGTGGCTGACTTTCCCAGCCATCAAGCGGCAGTTGAATGCCTTGCAGGCCGCGCAAATTGCTGCTCTCGGCATAGGCAAGTCACGCGGCCCCGCGCGTGATGCAGCAACCATCTTTGATGAGAATGCTGCGCTGCTTGTCCTTGCAGATACGCCGGAAGGAGCAGACCTGATCGCCGCTTTGCGCGCCCATGCATGGCAGGACGCCTTTGTCAGACAGGCAGATAAATTCGGTGGCTGCGCCGAAGTCTGGTGCTTTGGACATGCCTTGATGGAAAAGCTGGTCAAGCCCTATAAGGCGATTACAGCACATACCTGGGTCGTCATGGTGGAGCCAGCTTATTTCAAGCTCGATGCCAGCGCCAGACGTGCACATATCGATGGGGTAGTGGCAGCGCAACTTGCAAGCCAGATGTTGACCACGGCAGATTACACGCCTTTACCAGTACTTGGCATACCAGGCTGGTGGCCGCAGCAGGATGCTGCTTTTTACCAGGACCAGCAAGTTTTCAGGGCAAAACGCCGGAACTGA
- a CDS encoding amino acid ABC transporter ATP-binding protein: MIKLNNVSKWYGQFQVLTDCTTEVSKGEVVVVCGPSGSGKSTLIKTVNGLEPFQKGEITVEGVSVGDPKTNLSKLRARIGMVFQNFELFPHLSIRQNLTIGQVKVLGRSEEEATERGLKYLDRVGLIAHKDKFPGQLSGGQQQRVAIARALSMDPIAMLFDEPTSALDPEMINEVLDVMVGLAQEGMTMMVVTHEMGFAKKVANRIVFMDRGVIVEDCSKDEFFNNARSDRARDFLAKIIH, from the coding sequence ATGATTAAATTGAATAATGTCAGTAAATGGTATGGTCAGTTCCAGGTGTTGACTGACTGCACGACCGAAGTGTCCAAGGGTGAAGTTGTGGTTGTTTGCGGCCCGTCCGGTTCTGGTAAATCCACCCTGATCAAGACCGTCAATGGCCTCGAGCCTTTCCAGAAAGGTGAGATCACGGTAGAGGGTGTTTCTGTTGGCGATCCCAAAACCAATCTGTCCAAATTGCGTGCACGCATAGGCATGGTGTTCCAGAACTTTGAGTTGTTCCCGCATCTGTCTATCCGTCAGAACCTGACTATAGGCCAGGTCAAAGTGCTCGGACGTTCAGAAGAGGAAGCGACTGAGCGTGGCCTCAAATACCTCGACCGCGTCGGCCTGATTGCCCATAAAGACAAATTCCCTGGTCAGTTGTCCGGTGGTCAGCAACAGCGTGTGGCGATTGCCCGCGCCTTGTCCATGGACCCGATCGCCATGCTGTTCGATGAACCAACTTCTGCGCTTGATCCTGAAATGATCAATGAAGTACTAGATGTCATGGTAGGCCTGGCGCAAGAAGGCATGACCATGATGGTGGTTACGCATGAAATGGGCTTTGCCAAGAAAGTGGCAAACCGCATAGTCTTCATGGACAGGGGCGTGATCGTTGAAGATTGTTCAAAAGACGAATTCTTCAACAATGCTCGCTCAGACCGTGCTCGTGATTTCCTGGCAAAAATCATTCACTAA
- the pyrC gene encoding dihydroorotase yields MTASTSSTSPQEITITRPDDWHLHVRDGAALASVLPHTAAQFARAIIMPNLKPPVTTTEQAAAYRERILAALPAGMNFEPLMTLYLTNNTPPDEIRRAKDSGFVHAVKLYPAGATTNSDAGVTDLKNCYKTLETMQEVGMPFLVHGEVTDAEIDLFDREAVFIDRVMQPLRKDMPELKVVFEHITTSDAAAYVAESGGPIAATITAHHLLYNRNEIFKGGIRPHYYCLPVLKRETHRQALVKAAISGSKRFFLGTDSAPHAKGLKEHACGCAGCYTALHAMELYTQAFEQAGALDQLEAFASFNGPDFYQLPRNSGSITLVREDWQMPAELPFADTSIVPLNSGETLHWKMRTA; encoded by the coding sequence ATGACTGCCTCTACTTCCAGCACTTCCCCACAAGAAATCACGATTACCCGCCCGGATGACTGGCATTTGCACGTGCGCGATGGCGCCGCCCTGGCCAGCGTGCTGCCGCATACTGCAGCGCAGTTTGCCCGGGCCATCATCATGCCTAACCTGAAGCCGCCGGTCACTACGACTGAACAGGCTGCCGCTTATCGTGAACGCATACTTGCTGCCTTGCCAGCAGGCATGAATTTCGAACCGCTGATGACCCTGTACCTGACCAATAACACACCACCAGATGAGATACGCCGAGCCAAGGACAGTGGCTTTGTGCATGCCGTGAAGCTGTATCCAGCTGGTGCCACCACCAATTCAGATGCCGGTGTGACTGACCTCAAGAATTGCTACAAGACCCTGGAAACCATGCAGGAGGTTGGCATGCCCTTCCTGGTGCATGGTGAAGTGACAGATGCCGAGATTGATTTGTTTGACCGTGAGGCAGTATTCATAGACCGTGTCATGCAACCGCTGCGCAAGGACATGCCAGAATTGAAAGTGGTGTTTGAACATATCACGACCAGTGATGCTGCTGCCTATGTGGCAGAATCTGGCGGCCCGATAGCCGCGACGATTACTGCCCATCACTTGCTGTATAACCGCAATGAGATTTTCAAAGGCGGCATACGTCCGCATTATTATTGCCTGCCAGTGCTCAAGCGTGAAACCCATCGCCAGGCGCTGGTTAAAGCGGCAATCTCGGGCAGCAAGCGCTTCTTCCTCGGTACCGATTCTGCACCGCATGCCAAGGGTTTGAAAGAGCATGCCTGTGGTTGTGCCGGTTGCTATACCGCTTTGCATGCGATGGAATTGTATACCCAGGCTTTTGAACAGGCCGGTGCACTCGATCAACTCGAAGCATTCGCGAGTTTCAATGGCCCTGACTTTTATCAATTGCCGCGTAATAGCGGCAGCATTACCCTGGTGCGCGAGGACTGGCAAATGCCGGCAGAACTGCCATTTGCCGACACCAGCATCGTGCCACTGAACAGTGGCGAAACCCTGCACTGGAAAATGCGCACTGCATAA
- a CDS encoding DUF4214 domain-containing protein produces the protein MANTAADIQKLYIAYFNRPADPNGLAYWMAQSFTLGQIADSFSKQAEYATVYAGKTTEDTVNTIYNNLFGHKADVAGLNYWTGQLLNGKVTLGQAALAILGGATGADKVAVDSKVAAATSFTTAIDTNEEIVAYSLPANTALAKDWLSKVLDSATQASQIAVQDAVLTSIVNGGGVKDFTLTSNTDIATAENFTAGLVYTPNGGSRVNALQDEDVLTGSNTSATANNKLTATLGNSNDNGAAIVTPTLKNIQTATFTFTGSADGNNVNNNAVVAVDLQDGTGLKTVGINRIASTAGTNTARIENIKQAVETMNLTSTNANNTGVVEFSFGNGTLLGANTGTLNLSDVQVGTVNIGQNVSGTSAAGVANQGYETLTINSTGNTNNIGTLNLPMDTGTAGKVIITGDKDLTLAQTSNVVNGVTTIESTNFSGGILQAAGRLSAIDASAFKGNLTLNLGNGIFTTGKADTSGSVQNVTITGGSGNDTFYLADTVETGDSITGGDGTDTLVIVNGGNVTAGAAGSSIITKVEAVQVLLNNAASTVDFAKLPDVTGVLVRNVSNTNVAAPANSAPVAGTDVFTLNNLSVGQAAAITIRHSDTGSNAIGQSTINANLATATGASDTVAVTIAEGLNVDPRFNFVLNTNAVENITLVDADTESNTVALANVAAHTGTITIGTTAGAGSTTTFLNLDTTVAGNGGLYRIDTTGGAAANIAGVQELSKTAGQIKLIAANIDASAETASVIVRVSTSGAANGAQNIKMGAGNDTVTFDNIQDTRAGLTISDTVVGGAGTDTLVIDGDLTGAALGDTIALGASEWTNVSGFETIRLVGTSNNAGVDGAGNYRLTLTDALIAANNNAGVLAIVNDNDTANDAANAADTAGTAVESAVVIDARTLSATSRFSYNGEEGASRTADRIIFTDANFNGSHAINGGAVDNNSTNNSQKNDDVIELRNATNAAIGDFNGISNVGNIELTNDTAVTQVSQIQLNDTIVDALVDSYQAANTTTHVERLTIRAIDNVNVANATVGVSIDAGALTAQSALDVTLARGANFLQLGAGADRVVLLGNYVAGTYLGTENGVSLNAQSTANAVARVVTDTINLGAGNDTLVTYGAINLAGAQLSGIENITANSAVVITASQYAALIAARAALNLSGPVLTFSGVGPHQLTIVDDVAGANNIDLSYISITGGTLVYDVTSSSNATGGNVNNTTTSNAIIVSGGASATAGVIGTNPVNGGGTALTPIALTAGGVFNSTANVNDNFTGNAAALVGTTVNGNAGDTDIITFTGGGSIVIGGGNTITNIKTLATDNTSTDVYFNVATAGVTTVNGGTGNDRVYLANSGSSMLAGNVNLGAGNNTLTMEGKTYSGTFTAGAGTSDILSLVASSNIAGANISGFESLVVASNAGITLSAAQYSAFTSITATGTNAFTFSTAGTIAGNATVENYVLANGTNTFTGAAGLISVTGGTGVDTFTVGDAIITATVAANGINGGVGAGDILNVGAVTAALDMSAKVTDVETVNVTGGTNAAWTVTNENGAGVTLNFTKSASTAINNVILGTGGQTLNILGTGTGATTITGGSGADTINLSTTATGADTIATGSVISAIDTVANFKIAGADVFKTGTAATTLNALNIATADTATLAAAIATAATAAGASLAANTQAYIITVAAGTAAGTYAFQNIGGTVGAVDATDFIVKLVGAGSIVAGDFIA, from the coding sequence ATGGCCAATACAGCTGCTGATATCCAAAAGCTTTACATCGCATATTTCAACCGCCCAGCAGACCCAAATGGTCTGGCCTACTGGATGGCCCAAAGTTTCACACTGGGTCAAATCGCCGACAGCTTCTCCAAACAAGCAGAATACGCAACAGTGTATGCTGGTAAAACAACAGAAGACACCGTCAACACCATATACAACAACCTGTTCGGCCACAAAGCTGACGTAGCCGGTCTCAACTACTGGACAGGCCAACTGCTGAACGGCAAAGTTACCCTGGGTCAAGCCGCTCTGGCCATCCTCGGTGGTGCTACCGGTGCAGACAAAGTTGCTGTTGACTCCAAAGTTGCTGCAGCGACATCCTTCACAACAGCCATCGACACCAACGAAGAAATCGTTGCCTACTCCCTGCCAGCCAACACAGCCCTGGCCAAGGACTGGTTGAGCAAAGTGTTGGATTCCGCCACACAAGCATCCCAAATCGCAGTTCAAGATGCAGTGTTGACATCCATCGTCAATGGCGGCGGCGTCAAAGACTTCACACTGACAAGCAACACAGACATCGCCACAGCTGAAAACTTCACAGCTGGCCTCGTCTACACACCAAACGGTGGTTCCCGTGTGAATGCCCTGCAAGACGAAGACGTCCTGACAGGCTCCAACACATCCGCTACAGCCAACAACAAACTGACCGCCACACTGGGTAACTCCAATGACAACGGCGCAGCGATCGTCACACCAACGCTCAAAAACATCCAGACAGCCACATTCACCTTCACAGGTTCCGCTGATGGCAACAACGTCAACAACAACGCTGTTGTTGCAGTTGACCTGCAAGACGGCACTGGCTTGAAAACAGTTGGCATCAACCGTATCGCCTCCACAGCAGGTACCAACACAGCCCGTATTGAAAACATCAAGCAAGCTGTAGAAACAATGAATTTGACCAGCACCAACGCCAACAACACAGGCGTGGTTGAATTCTCCTTCGGCAATGGCACACTGCTCGGCGCTAACACAGGTACATTGAACCTGTCCGACGTTCAAGTTGGTACAGTCAACATTGGTCAAAACGTTTCCGGCACATCCGCCGCAGGCGTTGCCAACCAAGGTTACGAAACACTGACCATCAACAGCACAGGCAACACCAACAACATCGGCACACTGAATCTGCCAATGGACACAGGTACAGCAGGCAAAGTCATCATCACTGGCGACAAAGACCTCACACTGGCCCAGACATCCAATGTTGTCAATGGTGTAACAACCATTGAATCCACCAACTTCTCCGGTGGTATCCTGCAAGCAGCAGGCCGTCTGTCCGCCATTGATGCATCCGCATTCAAAGGCAACCTGACACTCAACCTCGGCAATGGCATCTTCACCACAGGTAAAGCTGACACCTCCGGTTCCGTTCAAAACGTCACCATCACTGGTGGTTCTGGTAACGACACATTCTACCTGGCAGACACAGTAGAAACAGGCGACAGCATCACAGGCGGCGACGGTACAGATACCCTGGTTATCGTCAACGGCGGCAACGTCACAGCCGGTGCAGCTGGTTCCTCCATCATCACCAAAGTAGAAGCAGTTCAAGTTCTGTTGAACAACGCCGCTTCCACAGTTGACTTCGCCAAACTGCCAGATGTGACAGGCGTATTGGTCCGCAACGTCTCCAACACCAACGTAGCAGCTCCTGCGAACTCCGCACCAGTCGCTGGTACAGACGTGTTCACACTCAACAACCTGAGTGTTGGTCAAGCTGCAGCCATCACCATCCGTCATAGCGACACAGGCTCCAACGCCATCGGCCAATCCACCATCAACGCCAATCTGGCGACTGCTACTGGTGCATCCGATACAGTTGCTGTCACTATCGCTGAAGGTTTGAACGTTGACCCACGTTTCAACTTCGTATTGAACACCAACGCTGTAGAAAACATCACTCTGGTCGATGCTGATACAGAATCCAACACAGTTGCCCTGGCCAACGTTGCTGCCCACACAGGCACCATCACGATTGGTACAACAGCAGGTGCTGGTTCCACAACAACCTTCCTGAACCTCGACACCACAGTTGCTGGTAACGGCGGTTTGTACCGTATCGACACAACAGGCGGCGCAGCAGCCAACATCGCTGGCGTACAAGAGTTGTCCAAAACAGCAGGTCAGATCAAACTGATCGCCGCTAACATCGATGCATCCGCAGAAACAGCCAGCGTTATCGTTCGCGTTTCCACCAGCGGTGCAGCCAACGGCGCGCAAAACATCAAGATGGGTGCTGGTAACGACACAGTCACTTTCGATAACATCCAGGACACACGTGCTGGCCTGACGATCTCCGACACAGTCGTAGGTGGCGCTGGTACAGATACACTGGTCATCGACGGCGACCTGACAGGTGCAGCACTGGGCGACACCATCGCTCTGGGCGCGTCTGAATGGACTAACGTTTCCGGTTTCGAAACTATCCGTCTGGTTGGTACTTCCAACAACGCCGGTGTTGACGGTGCAGGTAACTACCGTCTGACATTGACAGATGCCCTGATCGCTGCCAACAACAACGCAGGTGTTCTGGCTATCGTCAACGACAACGACACAGCCAATGATGCAGCGAACGCCGCAGACACAGCTGGTACAGCCGTTGAAAGCGCAGTCGTCATCGACGCACGTACACTGAGCGCCACAAGCCGCTTCAGCTACAACGGCGAAGAAGGTGCTTCCCGCACAGCCGACCGTATCATCTTCACAGATGCCAACTTCAATGGCTCCCACGCCATCAACGGCGGTGCAGTTGACAACAACAGCACCAACAACAGCCAGAAGAACGACGACGTGATCGAACTGCGCAATGCAACAAACGCAGCGATCGGTGACTTCAACGGCATCTCCAACGTTGGTAACATCGAACTGACAAACGACACAGCAGTCACCCAAGTGTCCCAAATCCAGTTGAACGATACTATCGTTGATGCACTGGTTGACAGCTACCAAGCTGCTAACACCACAACCCACGTAGAACGTCTGACTATCCGTGCAATCGACAACGTCAACGTTGCTAACGCCACTGTTGGTGTTTCCATCGATGCAGGCGCATTGACAGCACAATCTGCACTGGACGTGACACTGGCCCGCGGCGCCAACTTCCTGCAACTCGGCGCTGGTGCAGACCGCGTTGTCTTGTTGGGTAACTATGTTGCTGGTACTTACCTGGGTACAGAAAACGGTGTTTCCCTGAACGCACAATCCACAGCAAATGCAGTGGCACGTGTTGTGACAGACACCATCAACCTGGGTGCAGGTAACGATACGCTGGTGACTTACGGTGCGATCAACCTGGCTGGTGCACAATTGTCTGGTATTGAAAACATCACAGCGAACTCTGCTGTTGTGATCACTGCAAGTCAATATGCGGCATTAATCGCTGCGCGTGCCGCATTGAACCTGTCTGGTCCGGTATTGACCTTCTCTGGCGTTGGTCCGCATCAACTGACGATCGTGGATGATGTGGCGGGTGCCAATAACATCGACTTGTCGTATATCTCCATCACTGGTGGTACGCTGGTGTATGACGTGACGTCGTCTTCGAATGCGACCGGTGGTAATGTCAATAACACGACTACTTCCAATGCGATTATTGTTTCTGGTGGTGCATCTGCGACTGCTGGCGTCATAGGCACTAATCCAGTCAATGGTGGTGGTACAGCCCTGACGCCGATTGCCCTGACTGCAGGCGGCGTGTTTAACAGCACTGCAAACGTGAACGATAATTTCACAGGTAATGCGGCAGCGCTGGTTGGTACGACTGTCAACGGTAATGCCGGTGATACAGACATCATTACCTTCACTGGTGGCGGCAGTATCGTTATCGGTGGCGGCAATACTATTACCAACATCAAAACCTTGGCAACAGACAATACATCGACAGACGTGTACTTCAACGTTGCTACTGCAGGTGTTACCACTGTCAATGGCGGCACAGGCAATGACCGCGTCTATCTGGCGAACTCCGGCAGCTCCATGCTGGCGGGTAATGTCAATCTGGGTGCAGGTAACAATACCCTGACCATGGAAGGCAAGACTTACAGTGGCACTTTCACTGCAGGTGCAGGTACATCCGATATCCTGAGTCTGGTCGCGTCATCCAATATTGCTGGTGCGAATATCTCTGGCTTCGAAAGCCTGGTGGTTGCCAGCAATGCTGGTATTACTTTGTCTGCAGCTCAATACAGTGCTTTCACTAGTATCACGGCGACAGGTACAAATGCCTTCACATTCTCTACAGCAGGTACTATCGCTGGTAACGCGACTGTAGAAAATTATGTACTTGCGAATGGTACAAATACCTTCACTGGCGCGGCTGGTTTGATCTCTGTCACTGGTGGTACTGGTGTCGATACATTCACAGTGGGTGATGCCATCATCACGGCAACTGTTGCTGCCAATGGTATTAACGGCGGTGTTGGCGCTGGTGACATCCTGAACGTAGGTGCTGTGACTGCTGCGCTGGATATGTCTGCAAAGGTAACCGATGTTGAAACCGTGAATGTCACTGGTGGTACTAATGCGGCATGGACCGTGACTAATGAAAATGGTGCTGGCGTGACTTTGAACTTCACCAAGTCTGCATCTACTGCCATCAACAACGTCATCCTGGGTACAGGTGGTCAGACACTGAATATCCTGGGCACTGGTACAGGTGCAACCACTATCACAGGTGGTTCGGGTGCTGATACCATCAACCTGTCCACCACTGCAACTGGCGCTGACACGATTGCTACTGGTTCTGTTATCTCCGCTATCGATACAGTGGCGAACTTCAAGATTGCTGGTGCAGACGTGTTCAAAACAGGCACAGCAGCAACAACATTGAACGCACTGAACATCGCTACAGCTGATACAGCAACTCTGGCAGCAGCGATCGCTACTGCAGCAACTGCCGCTGGCGCGTCTCTGGCAGCGAATACCCAGGCTTACATCATCACTGTAGCAGCAGGTACAGCAGCTGGTACTTATGCCTTCCAAAACATCGGTGGCACTGTAGGTGCAGTTGATGCAACTGACTTTATCGTTAAACTCGTTGGCGCAGGTTCCATCGTCGCTGGCGATTTCATCGCGTAA
- a CDS encoding transporter substrate-binding domain-containing protein, producing the protein MKFSKLLVALVGAGLVAGAAQAQETGTLKKIKDTGIITLGVRDSSNPFSYLDDKQSYQGYSIDLCMKIVTAVQKQLGLSSLNVKMNPVTSATRIPLMANGTIDLECGSTTNNVERQKQVAFAPTTFVTANRILSKKSSGIKTLADLKGKAVVSTSGTSNLKQLTQLNADQNLGINILPAKDHAEAFLMVETGRAVAWVMDDILLASQVSNSKNPADYEISKEALSVEPYGIMLRKDDAPFKKVVDTAIGNVLTSGDVNRMYHKWFMQPIPPKGIALNWPMSDQLKAVAAKPTDSGEPSAYAVVPEAQKAVLNKKKK; encoded by the coding sequence ATGAAATTTTCGAAATTGTTGGTAGCTTTGGTTGGTGCTGGCCTGGTCGCTGGTGCAGCACAGGCGCAGGAAACTGGTACGCTGAAAAAAATCAAGGATACAGGCATCATCACCCTGGGCGTGCGTGATTCCTCCAACCCTTTTTCCTACCTGGATGATAAGCAGTCTTATCAGGGTTATTCCATTGACCTGTGCATGAAAATTGTGACTGCAGTGCAAAAGCAACTGGGTTTGTCTTCCCTGAACGTCAAAATGAATCCGGTGACTTCTGCTACCCGTATTCCTTTGATGGCCAATGGCACGATCGATCTGGAATGTGGTTCTACAACCAATAACGTGGAACGTCAAAAACAGGTGGCGTTTGCACCGACCACTTTTGTGACGGCCAACCGTATTCTGTCAAAAAAATCTTCCGGCATCAAAACTCTGGCTGACCTCAAAGGCAAGGCCGTGGTATCGACTTCCGGTACTTCCAACCTGAAACAGCTGACACAGCTGAATGCTGACCAGAACCTGGGCATCAATATTTTGCCAGCCAAGGACCATGCAGAAGCTTTCCTGATGGTAGAAACTGGCCGTGCAGTCGCATGGGTCATGGATGATATCCTGCTGGCGTCACAAGTATCCAACTCAAAAAATCCAGCTGACTATGAAATCAGCAAGGAAGCACTGTCGGTTGAGCCTTATGGCATCATGCTGCGTAAAGACGATGCTCCATTCAAGAAAGTAGTTGATACAGCGATAGGCAATGTACTGACTTCTGGTGATGTTAACCGCATGTACCACAAATGGTTCATGCAACCTATTCCGCCTAAAGGTATCGCTTTGAACTGGCCTATGTCTGACCAGCTCAAGGCAGTGGCCGCCAAGCCTACTGATTCAGGTGAACCTTCTGCTTATGCTGTTGTTCCTGAGGCTCAAAAAGCCGTCTTGAACAAAAAGAAAAAATAA
- a CDS encoding amino acid ABC transporter permease, protein MGNFDFDVIQRSWMYLFQTGMVFTLKLTFLAMTGGIIIGTLLAMMRLSSNKLINLFASGYVNLMRSIPLVLVLFWFYFLVPYIGAWIIGANEPVAVGAFSSCLITFVMFEAAYYCEIMRSGIQSIPRGQIWAGYAMGMNYWQTMGNIVLPQAFRNMIPILFTQTIVLFQDVSLVSILSIPDFFGSAAKVAQRDGRLVEMYSFAAVVYFVMCFGLSSLVKKLQAKVAIIR, encoded by the coding sequence ATGGGTAATTTTGATTTTGATGTCATTCAGCGCTCCTGGATGTATCTGTTCCAGACTGGCATGGTGTTTACACTGAAGCTGACCTTCCTGGCAATGACAGGCGGTATCATCATCGGCACTTTATTGGCGATGATGCGCTTGTCCAGCAACAAGCTGATCAATCTGTTTGCCTCCGGTTATGTCAACCTGATGCGCTCTATACCTCTGGTATTGGTGCTGTTCTGGTTTTATTTCCTGGTGCCCTATATTGGTGCCTGGATAATTGGTGCAAATGAGCCTGTGGCCGTGGGTGCTTTTTCTTCTTGTCTGATCACCTTTGTCATGTTTGAGGCAGCTTATTACTGCGAGATCATGCGCTCGGGTATACAGTCCATACCGCGTGGCCAGATCTGGGCCGGTTATGCCATGGGCATGAACTACTGGCAAACCATGGGTAATATTGTCTTGCCTCAGGCATTCCGCAATATGATTCCCATCTTGTTTACGCAAACCATCGTTTTGTTCCAGGACGTGTCACTGGTATCGATCTTGTCCATTCCTGACTTTTTTGGCTCTGCAGCCAAAGTGGCGCAGCGTGATGGCCGTCTGGTGGAAATGTATTCCTTCGCAGCGGTTGTCTATTTCGTCATGTGCTTTGGCTTGTCTTCACTCGTGAAGAAGTTGCAAGCAAAAGTGGCGATCATACGTTAA
- a CDS encoding amino acid ABC transporter permease, whose translation MNYNWNWNIFWDTAPDGMGTYLESLISGLKWTLATAGLGWVIALALGLVIGTLRTAPNKWVVRLANAYVELFRNIPLIVQMFLWYFVFPEVLPEAWGTALKQLPNAPFVTAVLSLGFFTSARVAVQVSTGINALPRGQKMAGTALGLTLPQTYRYVLLPMAFRIIIPSLINEVAAIIKNSSVALSIGLIELMASTRSMQEMSFKTFEAFSAATIIYLIVSVVAILMSNLLEKKLRVPGFITSGSANSGGH comes from the coding sequence ATGAATTACAACTGGAATTGGAATATCTTTTGGGACACCGCGCCCGATGGAATGGGGACCTATCTTGAGTCTCTGATCTCTGGCCTGAAATGGACGCTGGCGACAGCGGGTCTGGGCTGGGTGATAGCTTTGGCATTGGGTCTGGTGATAGGAACATTGCGCACAGCGCCCAACAAATGGGTAGTCAGGCTGGCAAATGCCTATGTGGAATTATTCAGGAACATTCCACTGATCGTGCAAATGTTTCTCTGGTACTTTGTCTTCCCTGAAGTCTTGCCTGAAGCATGGGGCACGGCACTTAAACAATTGCCGAATGCACCTTTCGTCACGGCAGTACTGAGCCTGGGGTTTTTTACTTCAGCCAGGGTGGCGGTACAGGTATCAACGGGTATCAATGCTCTGCCACGTGGTCAGAAAATGGCGGGAACGGCACTGGGCCTGACACTGCCGCAAACATACCGCTATGTGCTGTTGCCCATGGCATTTCGCATCATCATCCCTTCACTGATCAATGAAGTGGCGGCGATCATCAAAAACAGTTCGGTGGCTTTGTCCATAGGTTTGATAGAACTGATGGCAAGTACACGCTCCATGCAAGAGATGTCTTTTAAGACTTTTGAGGCTTTCAGTGCTGCCACCATCATCTATCTGATCGTGTCTGTGGTTGCGATCCTGATGTCGAATTTGTTGGAAAAGAAACTGCGCGTACCAGGTTTCATTACTTCTGGTTCAGCCAATAGTGGAGGGCACTAA